Proteins encoded by one window of Methylovirgula ligni:
- a CDS encoding type II toxin-antitoxin system HicB family antitoxin encodes MARYTALIDGEPGAYGVVFPDAPGCHAMGDTIEEALSHAREALAEWLEDAREQGFPIPEPRTAEELLKDPEVLEDIAETGAVMREVY; translated from the coding sequence ATGGCTCGTTACACTGCACTCATTGACGGCGAACCCGGCGCTTATGGCGTCGTGTTTCCAGATGCGCCCGGTTGCCACGCGATGGGCGATACGATTGAGGAAGCACTGTCACATGCGCGCGAGGCGCTAGCTGAATGGCTTGAAGACGCGCGCGAGCAAGGCTTTCCCATTCCTGAGCCGCGAACCGCCGAGGAATTGCTAAAGGATCCCGAGGTGCTTGAAGATATCGCCGAGACAGGCGCGGTGATGCGCGAGGTTTATTAG
- a CDS encoding AAA family ATPase, producing the protein MHTATHPETKEPSPIRATPFEWIDPSDIPLRGEDLDFESEFPEYEKTDEDRGPANDNNPQPESSAGPQPEPLLVINPTDWQGQPVPERQWLLPGLIPSRTVTLLSGDGGTGKTLLALQIGMATALDCAAWGDTKPSAGRCLYIGAEDEPDEFHRRMVAILEGFGRSFSELSEFRLMSLADRDALLMAEHRGKLTETPLLQPVIDEICAFMPALVVLDTSVDFFGGDEVKRVQVKQFVGALHRLAMTLDCAVLLLSHPSVQGMTTGTGLSGSTAWNGAVRSRLYLTAAAEKDADPDARVLTTMKANFGPKGGKIALRWDRGRFVADDGTQTNPARAILDKRTDGIFLELLSKLTRQGRCLSPSPSQLYAPTVMAKHPDAKGVSKSDLTGALQRLLDAEKIQIVKEGPPSKLRSRLIVASENFGPDRVPSN; encoded by the coding sequence ATGCATACAGCAACGCATCCTGAGACCAAAGAACCCTCGCCGATTCGAGCAACCCCATTTGAATGGATCGATCCGTCCGATATCCCCTTGCGCGGTGAAGATCTGGACTTCGAAAGCGAGTTCCCGGAATACGAGAAAACAGACGAGGATCGCGGGCCGGCGAACGACAATAATCCGCAACCTGAATCTTCTGCCGGCCCTCAGCCCGAACCGCTGTTGGTCATCAATCCAACCGACTGGCAGGGCCAGCCCGTTCCCGAGCGCCAGTGGCTTCTTCCGGGCCTGATACCAAGCCGTACTGTGACGCTGCTGTCTGGCGACGGCGGCACAGGCAAGACGCTTCTCGCCCTGCAGATAGGCATGGCCACCGCGCTTGATTGCGCCGCGTGGGGTGACACGAAGCCCAGCGCCGGCCGGTGTCTCTACATCGGCGCCGAGGACGAGCCCGATGAATTTCACCGCCGCATGGTGGCGATCCTGGAAGGCTTTGGTCGTTCTTTTTCCGAACTATCAGAGTTTCGTTTGATGTCTCTGGCGGATCGCGACGCCTTGCTCATGGCCGAGCACCGGGGCAAATTAACAGAGACACCGTTGCTGCAGCCGGTGATCGACGAGATTTGCGCATTCATGCCCGCGCTTGTCGTTCTTGATACCAGCGTGGACTTCTTCGGCGGCGACGAGGTGAAGCGAGTCCAGGTCAAGCAATTCGTCGGTGCCTTGCATCGCCTCGCGATGACGCTTGATTGCGCGGTACTTCTCTTGAGTCATCCCTCGGTGCAAGGCATGACGACCGGCACCGGCCTTTCCGGCTCTACGGCGTGGAACGGGGCGGTGCGCAGCCGCCTGTACCTGACGGCCGCAGCCGAGAAGGACGCCGACCCTGACGCCCGCGTGCTCACGACCATGAAGGCCAACTTCGGCCCGAAAGGCGGAAAGATAGCGCTGCGCTGGGATCGTGGCCGCTTCGTCGCGGACGATGGCACCCAGACCAATCCAGCCCGCGCGATACTCGACAAGCGCACTGACGGGATTTTCCTAGAGTTGCTGTCAAAGCTCACTCGGCAAGGACGGTGCCTCAGTCCAAGCCCAAGTCAATTATATGCGCCCACCGTTATGGCGAAGCATCCCGACGCGAAGGGCGTGTCGAAGAGTGATCTAACGGGCGCATTGCAGCGGCTTCTCGACGCCGAGAAGATCCAGATCGTGAAGGAAGGACCACCTTCGAAGCTTCGGAGCAGACTGATCGTTGCATCGGAGAATTTTGGGCCGGATCGCGTGCCTTCCAACTAA
- a CDS encoding DNA-binding protein: MQPANDDVPLAEDILRGAAAIAEHMGFERRVIYHLASKGALPVFRMGDIVCARKSTLLAWVKQQEAAGKVAA, encoded by the coding sequence ATGCAACCCGCCAACGATGACGTGCCACTTGCCGAGGACATTTTGAGAGGCGCTGCGGCTATCGCCGAGCACATGGGATTTGAGCGGCGCGTCATCTACCACCTGGCTTCGAAGGGCGCCCTGCCCGTCTTCCGCATGGGCGACATCGTATGCGCGCGCAAGAGCACGCTGCTTGCATGGGTCAAGCAGCAAGAAGCTGCCGGCAAGGTGGCGGCGTGA
- a CDS encoding DUF3761 domain-containing protein produces the protein MLLRAALVATCLLSPVIASAATSCHATPGSYTDVDGDTVHRPVCATTHQEGETAICNDGSHSFSRHHTGTCSHHGGVAEWE, from the coding sequence ATGCTCTTACGAGCCGCATTAGTCGCTACTTGCCTGCTATCGCCCGTAATCGCGTCCGCCGCCACTAGCTGCCACGCGACTCCCGGCTCGTACACTGACGTCGATGGCGACACCGTACACCGCCCCGTTTGCGCGACAACGCACCAAGAAGGCGAGACCGCGATCTGCAACGATGGCTCGCACAGCTTCTCGCGTCACCACACCGGCACTTGTTCGCATCACGGCGGCGTCGCGGAGTGGGAGTGA
- a CDS encoding methyltransferase domain-containing protein, with amino-acid sequence MMKFQELPESERAALKERARNETLIELWKEIPASSSQGWNDRAALAAEMLGDVRSVTDIGCGAMALERYLPHATYVPVDCVQRDARTIVVDLNREPAPETGTDAATLLGVLEYIHDVPKLLADLARAYRVILVTYNQAEDRQSAEGVTRDTWVNSFTRDQLGDVFEQSGLHIVRRESLGTQTLWLLRSQTAAL; translated from the coding sequence ATGATGAAGTTTCAGGAGCTTCCGGAGAGCGAGCGCGCGGCGCTCAAAGAGCGGGCACGGAATGAAACGCTCATCGAGCTTTGGAAAGAAATCCCAGCTTCCAGCAGCCAAGGCTGGAACGATAGAGCCGCCCTGGCGGCGGAAATGCTGGGAGATGTTCGGTCAGTAACGGATATCGGCTGCGGCGCGATGGCGCTTGAGCGATACCTACCGCATGCGACCTACGTTCCGGTCGATTGCGTGCAGCGCGACGCGCGAACCATCGTGGTCGATCTGAATCGCGAGCCCGCGCCAGAGACGGGGACCGACGCCGCGACATTGCTGGGCGTCCTCGAATACATCCACGACGTACCGAAATTGCTTGCCGATCTTGCGCGCGCGTACCGCGTCATTTTGGTGACTTATAACCAAGCCGAGGACAGACAATCGGCTGAGGGCGTGACGCGGGATACTTGGGTTAACAGCTTCACGCGAGATCAACTTGGGGACGTTTTTGAGCAATCTGGTTTGCACATAGTTCGGCGGGAGTCGTTGGGGACTCAAACCCTGTGGCTTCTCAGGTCTCAAACGGCGGCGTTATGA
- a CDS encoding HK97 family phage prohead protease, with product MKNTKFSPAKIRSASYDADANTIDITWSVGADVLREDYEGPFIERLLMGEGNVRLDRLNSGAPFLGVHKSDSLDDVIGVVVAGSARIEDGKGLATIKLSSAAGDSDTISKIREGVIKNISVGYLIHSSTRIEGENGEPDVVEISDWEPLEVSAVPIPADAGAQIRSAGRKRPSQRLSPMQRGAAEATRLLQATRTSAEAKGASEARAVLGSIGRMTPVPKVGKIDKREVEAGAREARALLKGRRA from the coding sequence ATGAAAAATACGAAATTTAGCCCCGCAAAGATAAGGTCGGCGAGTTACGACGCCGATGCCAACACGATCGATATCACGTGGAGCGTCGGCGCGGACGTTTTACGCGAAGACTATGAGGGGCCTTTCATTGAAAGGCTTTTGATGGGCGAAGGCAACGTCCGCCTAGACCGACTCAACAGCGGCGCGCCGTTTCTAGGCGTTCACAAATCAGACAGTCTTGACGACGTTATTGGCGTTGTTGTCGCAGGCTCGGCTCGGATTGAAGATGGCAAAGGGTTGGCGACCATCAAGCTGTCCTCTGCTGCGGGCGACAGCGACACGATTTCTAAAATTCGAGAAGGCGTGATCAAGAATATCAGTGTCGGCTATCTCATTCACAGCAGCACGCGCATCGAAGGTGAGAACGGCGAGCCGGACGTGGTCGAAATCAGCGATTGGGAACCGCTTGAGGTTAGCGCGGTGCCAATTCCTGCGGATGCCGGCGCACAGATCAGGTCGGCTGGCCGCAAGCGACCCTCGCAACGTTTGTCGCCAATGCAGCGTGGTGCGGCCGAGGCGACGCGCCTTCTTCAAGCGACGCGCACTAGCGCCGAAGCGAAGGGCGCATCCGAAGCACGCGCGGTGCTCGGGTCGATAGGCCGCATGACGCCGGTTCCCAAAGTCGGAAAAATCGACAAGCGCGAGGTCGAGGCCGGCGCGCGCGAGGCGCGGGCGTTGCTCAAAGGCAGACGGGCATGA
- a CDS encoding M48 family metalloprotease, whose protein sequence is MSRLPRNSAVSGWRLFGLGAALGLALALGACAEVEEQGDKPIQVEIPAAAPRTLGVETPASAENQKMIALFGGEYHDPAAQQFVNGILLKLAKAGDNPEQPYQVTILNSPVVNAFAMAPDHIYVTRGLLALANDASEVAAVMAHEIGHITARHAVLREEEEKRAALISQAAAVIESRQKGQEVEAVERRTLASFSRQQELEADEIGIRVMAKAGYDPYAAARFLTTLGRDSALRSSLFGQGSDVSKPDLLATHPSTPERVERARQVAQEYGPPGTGITDRIAYLAAIDGIMYGDDPSDGSIRGTTFIHPRLGFLFTAPDGFVLENSAQAVLGVKAGGREALRLDSVRLEPSVTLESYISSGWIDGLLPSTVETLTVNGMPAVMANARAGEWNFQVAVIRFQGDQVYRLIFAIRSLDADAEKRFRASIESFRRTTPDEVQDVKPLRIVIVTAQSGDTVESLSNKMAVADHPLEHFELINGLTSAGPLPAGEHYKIVTD, encoded by the coding sequence ATGTCACGCCTGCCACGCAACTCCGCCGTATCCGGCTGGCGCCTGTTCGGGCTGGGCGCGGCGCTCGGCCTGGCGCTGGCGCTCGGCGCGTGCGCCGAAGTCGAGGAGCAGGGCGACAAGCCGATCCAGGTCGAGATTCCGGCCGCCGCGCCGCGCACGCTCGGCGTCGAGACACCCGCCTCGGCTGAAAACCAGAAGATGATCGCGCTGTTCGGCGGCGAATATCATGACCCCGCGGCCCAGCAATTCGTGAATGGAATTCTGCTCAAATTGGCCAAGGCGGGCGACAATCCCGAGCAACCCTATCAGGTGACGATCCTCAATTCGCCGGTCGTCAACGCCTTCGCCATGGCGCCGGACCATATCTATGTGACGCGCGGCCTTCTGGCCCTGGCCAACGATGCTTCCGAGGTCGCCGCCGTTATGGCGCATGAGATCGGCCATATCACAGCGCGCCATGCTGTGCTCCGGGAGGAAGAGGAAAAGCGCGCGGCGCTCATCAGCCAGGCGGCGGCGGTGATCGAGAGCCGGCAGAAGGGTCAGGAGGTCGAGGCAGTCGAGCGGCGCACGCTCGCCAGCTTCTCGCGTCAGCAGGAGTTGGAAGCGGATGAGATCGGCATCCGCGTGATGGCCAAGGCGGGGTATGATCCTTATGCCGCGGCGCGCTTCCTGACGACGCTCGGCCGCGACAGCGCCCTGCGCTCGAGTCTCTTCGGCCAGGGCTCGGACGTCTCCAAGCCCGATCTTCTCGCCACGCATCCCTCGACACCGGAACGTGTCGAGCGGGCCCGGCAAGTGGCGCAGGAGTATGGTCCACCCGGCACCGGCATCACCGACCGTATCGCCTATCTCGCCGCCATCGACGGGATCATGTATGGCGACGATCCCTCGGATGGCTCGATCCGCGGAACGACCTTCATCCATCCGCGGCTCGGTTTCTTGTTCACCGCGCCGGACGGCTTTGTACTGGAGAACTCGGCGCAGGCCGTGCTCGGTGTCAAGGCCGGAGGCCGCGAGGCCCTGCGGCTCGACTCGGTGCGGCTCGAACCCTCGGTCACGCTAGAGAGCTACATTTCCTCAGGCTGGATCGACGGTTTGCTGCCGAGCACAGTCGAAACGCTCACCGTCAACGGCATGCCGGCGGTGATGGCGAACGCCCGTGCCGGCGAATGGAATTTCCAGGTCGCGGTCATCCGCTTCCAGGGTGATCAGGTCTATCGGCTCATCTTCGCGATCCGCAGTCTCGACGCGGACGCGGAGAAGCGTTTCCGGGCCTCGATCGAATCGTTCCGCCGCACGACGCCGGACGAAGTCCAGGATGTGAAGCCGCTGCGCATCGTCATCGTCACCGCCCAGTCAGGCGATACGGTCGAAAGCTTGAGCAACAAGATGGCGGTCGCCGATCATCCGCTCGAACATTTCGAGCTGATCAACGGTTTGACGAGCGCCGGACCTTTGCCCGCCGGGGAACATTACAAAATCGTCACGGATTAA
- a CDS encoding MerR family transcriptional regulator, translating to MSYKLAQTADAVGMNARTLSDWLDRGIIPAPRSGKGNHRAFGIRDVDRIAIVHELTRIGLPVAEAAKAASVFSDERSKYRPRAQLHQEGKTFLVIDSDCARVVNAHTREEFESLMAGMFSRDHGVVALNVNTVVAQVDAALASGGSAPKLPAGALYRNGKKLHVG from the coding sequence ATGTCCTATAAGCTTGCACAAACCGCCGATGCTGTCGGAATGAACGCGCGAACGCTCAGCGATTGGCTCGATCGCGGAATTATTCCTGCTCCGCGTAGCGGTAAGGGCAATCACCGAGCCTTCGGCATTCGGGATGTGGACCGCATCGCTATCGTTCACGAGTTGACGCGCATCGGCTTGCCCGTCGCCGAAGCCGCGAAGGCCGCGTCCGTATTTTCAGATGAGCGCTCCAAGTACCGGCCGCGTGCGCAGCTTCACCAAGAGGGCAAAACATTCCTTGTGATCGACAGCGATTGCGCGCGAGTCGTCAACGCTCACACGCGCGAAGAATTCGAGTCGTTGATGGCCGGAATGTTTTCCAGAGATCACGGGGTGGTGGCGTTGAACGTCAATACCGTCGTTGCTCAGGTTGATGCTGCGCTTGCGTCTGGTGGGTCGGCGCCAAAGCTGCCAGCGGGCGCGCTCTATCGCAATGGCAAGAAACTGCACGTTGGCTAG
- a CDS encoding HD domain-containing protein, which produces MMKEEERVRCPIHDLINFKRSRDEDILLWKLVQTSAIQRLRRIKQLGFSEFVYPGASHTRFSHVLGAMHMARRMLDVFAKNEAMEISADLPINRKATLAAALLHDVGHGPFSHVFEEISDHFGVGRDHESYTLDIIDSPEIKEILTEYGVYEKTRQFFAKEPGYSVFNAVISSQMDCDRLDFLCRDRYHTGIRSAAIDLEWLFDSLRIEQVPVDDEGHVHQYSFVLAEKGLAVAEEFVIAYMQMYHTVYFHKATRGIQFLVHDMLVALLGESETIPQMRATTLSNFIHNGGELATYMQLDDSSILALAHMAAENNWGHGTTLARRFLNRDSYKCFEIPSTVSGNVPRSKLERFRTALQTENIYFIEDIISHRSYKQHAVTDPNFLKNILIKKDGEIESLGNVSGFLRAPAPRVARIYFANSGARDRARVVYQGLG; this is translated from the coding sequence ATGATGAAGGAAGAAGAGCGCGTCCGCTGCCCTATCCATGATCTGATTAATTTCAAACGCTCTCGCGACGAAGACATACTTCTCTGGAAGCTTGTTCAGACCAGCGCAATCCAGCGACTTCGTCGCATCAAGCAGCTAGGGTTCTCCGAGTTCGTCTATCCTGGCGCCAGCCACACCCGATTCTCTCACGTCTTGGGCGCGATGCATATGGCCAGGAGAATGTTAGATGTCTTTGCGAAGAACGAAGCCATGGAGATTTCCGCTGACCTTCCGATCAACCGAAAGGCCACGTTAGCCGCTGCACTTTTGCATGATGTGGGCCACGGGCCTTTTTCACACGTATTCGAAGAAATTTCGGATCACTTTGGGGTGGGCCGCGATCATGAGTCCTATACTCTCGACATAATTGACTCGCCCGAGATTAAAGAGATTTTGACTGAATACGGGGTTTACGAAAAGACAAGACAGTTTTTTGCTAAGGAACCTGGCTATAGCGTATTCAACGCTGTCATATCGAGCCAAATGGATTGTGACCGCTTGGATTTTTTGTGTAGGGATCGCTATCATACCGGAATTCGATCTGCGGCGATCGACCTGGAATGGCTATTTGACAGCTTGCGGATCGAGCAAGTCCCAGTAGACGACGAAGGGCACGTACATCAGTATTCGTTTGTGCTCGCCGAAAAAGGACTCGCGGTCGCTGAGGAGTTCGTGATCGCTTACATGCAGATGTATCACACAGTCTATTTTCATAAAGCGACTAGAGGCATCCAATTTCTCGTTCACGATATGCTTGTGGCGCTTTTAGGTGAGAGCGAGACAATTCCCCAGATGAGGGCCACGACGCTTTCAAATTTCATTCACAATGGAGGAGAACTCGCAACCTATATGCAGCTTGACGATAGTTCGATCCTCGCGTTGGCTCACATGGCTGCCGAGAATAATTGGGGCCACGGGACTACGCTTGCTCGGCGCTTCTTGAACCGTGACTCTTACAAATGCTTTGAAATTCCGAGTACAGTAAGCGGCAATGTGCCCAGGTCGAAATTGGAGCGGTTTCGGACAGCCCTCCAAACCGAAAATATATACTTCATTGAGGACATAATCTCGCATCGTAGTTACAAGCAGCATGCCGTGACAGACCCCAACTTTCTTAAAAACATACTTATAAAAAAGGATGGAGAAATCGAGTCTTTGGGCAATGTGAGTGGCTTCTTGAGAGCGCCTGCGCCGCGTGTTGCCCGAATATATTTTGCCAATTCTGGCGCTCGTGATCGGGCGCGAGTTGTCTATCAGGGGCTGGGATAG
- a CDS encoding helix-turn-helix transcriptional regulator, with protein sequence MLTTGNQLRAARALAGIDQGELAKRAGVNINTVSAMEKRGAEILTSGLDTIKSVMTALEAAGIEFLNHGQPGVRLRSVK encoded by the coding sequence ATGCTCACGACCGGGAATCAGCTTAGGGCCGCGCGCGCTCTTGCTGGCATCGACCAAGGCGAACTTGCGAAGCGCGCCGGGGTGAACATCAACACCGTAAGCGCGATGGAAAAACGAGGCGCCGAAATTCTCACCAGCGGGCTCGACACCATAAAATCTGTGATGACTGCCCTTGAGGCAGCCGGCATCGAATTTCTCAACCACGGCCAGCCGGGCGTGAGATTGAGGTCCGTCAAGTGA
- a CDS encoding RNA polymerase factor sigma-32 → MAQQYVGLDRHLAAAARAAPFLDREEERTLAARWRDYHDERALHRLTQAHMRLVIAVSMRFRHYGLPVSDLIQEGHVGLLQAAARFDPARDVRFSTYATWWIRAAIQDFVLRNWSIVRGGTSSTQKSLFFNLRRLRAKLSVEYSGAAVFDQIAKTLGVRRADVELMDARFAGPDLSLNASISEADPAATAQRLDLLADEGPLPDALAEAAIDTDWRIARLAEALRGLNPRELDIVRHRQLAEEAATLESLGARLGISKERVRQIECRALQKLRQALTGPAAGEPGARRESLEMNPPPHM, encoded by the coding sequence ATGGCGCAACAATATGTGGGCTTGGACCGCCATCTCGCCGCCGCGGCGCGGGCCGCGCCGTTTCTCGACCGCGAGGAAGAGCGGACTCTGGCCGCGCGATGGCGCGACTATCATGACGAGCGGGCGCTACATCGCCTGACGCAGGCGCATATGCGTCTTGTCATCGCGGTTTCGATGCGCTTTCGCCATTATGGGCTGCCGGTCAGCGATCTTATCCAGGAGGGGCATGTCGGCCTGCTGCAAGCGGCGGCGCGCTTCGATCCGGCGCGTGACGTCCGGTTTTCGACTTATGCGACGTGGTGGATTCGCGCCGCGATTCAGGATTTCGTCCTGCGCAATTGGTCGATCGTGCGCGGCGGCACGAGTTCGACGCAAAAGTCCCTGTTCTTCAATCTGCGCCGCCTGCGGGCGAAATTGTCGGTCGAATATTCCGGCGCGGCGGTCTTCGATCAGATCGCCAAAACGCTCGGCGTGCGGCGTGCGGACGTCGAACTCATGGACGCGCGTTTCGCAGGTCCCGATCTTTCGCTGAATGCTTCCATATCGGAGGCTGATCCGGCCGCAACGGCGCAGCGGCTCGATCTCCTCGCCGACGAGGGGCCGCTGCCGGACGCGCTCGCCGAGGCTGCGATCGACACCGATTGGCGCATCGCCCGGCTCGCCGAAGCCTTGCGCGGTCTCAACCCGCGCGAGCTCGACATCGTGCGGCATCGCCAGCTCGCGGAAGAGGCCGCGACGCTCGAATCGCTTGGCGCCCGATTGGGAATTTCCAAAGAGCGGGTCCGCCAGATCGAATGCCGCGCGCTTCAAAAGCTGCGCCAGGCATTGACCGGCCCCGCTGCGGGCGAGCCTGGCGCGCGGCGTGAGTCGCTGGAAATGAACCCGCCGCCGCATATGTGA
- a CDS encoding tetratricopeptide repeat protein: MSIVTVIFFAGAAVVTVKAIIEGKAGKISRAERPVTYYALLALMLIGMPIMFADFSGIINVQRLLNWWSPNQSTALIYENWGRSFQASGKLDTAIANYNTAIELDPRLADAYAERASAYQAKGDLMRARKDLEIAARVRANLNSAFPPN; this comes from the coding sequence TTGAGCATAGTCACCGTCATATTTTTCGCCGGCGCCGCAGTGGTCACGGTGAAGGCGATCATCGAAGGCAAGGCGGGTAAAATCAGCCGTGCGGAACGACCCGTGACTTATTATGCTTTATTGGCCCTCATGCTTATCGGCATGCCGATAATGTTCGCCGACTTCAGCGGGATCATAAACGTGCAACGACTGCTCAATTGGTGGTCGCCTAACCAAAGCACAGCTTTAATTTACGAAAATTGGGGTCGCTCTTTCCAAGCGAGCGGAAAACTTGATACCGCAATAGCGAACTACAATACGGCGATTGAACTCGATCCCCGACTTGCTGATGCCTATGCCGAACGAGCTTCGGCTTATCAAGCAAAGGGCGATCTCATGCGCGCTAGGAAAGACTTGGAAATTGCCGCGCGAGTTCGGGCAAATCTCAACTCAGCCTTTCCGCCTAACTAA
- a CDS encoding Terminase small subunit (DNA packaging protein Nu1), whose amino-acid sequence MSLPDVVAWRIARAVDDAVSGLLSPDGKISKDEADRRKSVAQARMAEVDLDERLRAVVLVADANENMSDFAQALRAGLNNVAVKCAGRASLMNSPHDIRQLIEDEINRAMRVAQQLLNEKWAMTCRGEPPDDDAGAEADIGEEQLETDE is encoded by the coding sequence TTGTCGCTTCCGGACGTTGTCGCGTGGCGGATTGCGCGCGCCGTCGACGATGCGGTTTCTGGCCTTTTGTCGCCGGATGGCAAGATTTCCAAAGACGAGGCCGACCGCCGCAAATCCGTCGCCCAGGCGAGAATGGCCGAAGTCGATCTTGATGAGCGCTTGCGGGCGGTCGTCCTCGTCGCCGACGCGAACGAAAATATGTCCGATTTCGCTCAGGCCCTGCGAGCAGGACTCAACAATGTCGCTGTCAAATGCGCCGGCCGCGCTTCGCTGATGAACAGCCCACACGACATTCGCCAACTCATCGAGGACGAAATCAATCGCGCCATGCGGGTCGCGCAGCAGCTTCTGAATGAGAAATGGGCAATGACTTGCCGCGGCGAGCCGCCCGATGACGACGCGGGTGCCGAGGCCGACATTGGAGAGGAACAGCTTGAAACAGATGAATAA
- a CDS encoding CarD family transcriptional regulator, whose amino-acid sequence MTQKAPKKAAEAAPAPTRVVAAPVAPKAVAPSAPEPVADVKPAAPLVEKPKPAKPAAPVKHGFKPLEFVVYPAHGVGQILAVEEQEVAGFKLELFVISFSKDKMILKVPTPKSIAVGMRKLAGPEVVKHALNTLTGRARIKRTMWSRRAQEYEAKINSGDLVAIAEVVRDLYRSDAQPEQSYSERQLYEAALDRVAREIAAVQKLTETEALKVIESQLQKSPRRGKADEAEADAEVETEASDDSGIDEAA is encoded by the coding sequence GTGACCCAGAAAGCCCCGAAGAAAGCGGCGGAAGCCGCGCCTGCCCCGACTCGTGTTGTCGCCGCGCCTGTCGCGCCGAAGGCCGTCGCGCCCAGCGCGCCCGAGCCCGTGGCGGACGTCAAGCCCGCCGCACCGCTTGTCGAGAAGCCAAAGCCCGCCAAGCCGGCGGCGCCGGTCAAGCACGGCTTCAAGCCGCTCGAATTCGTCGTCTATCCGGCGCATGGCGTCGGCCAGATTCTCGCCGTCGAGGAGCAGGAGGTCGCCGGCTTCAAGCTCGAGCTCTTCGTGATCAGCTTCTCTAAGGACAAGATGATCCTGAAGGTGCCGACGCCGAAGTCGATCGCCGTCGGCATGCGCAAGCTCGCCGGCCCCGAGGTGGTCAAGCACGCGCTCAACACACTGACCGGCCGCGCGCGCATCAAGCGGACGATGTGGTCGCGCCGGGCGCAGGAATACGAGGCGAAGATCAATTCCGGCGATCTCGTCGCCATCGCCGAAGTTGTGCGCGATCTCTATCGCTCCGATGCGCAGCCGGAGCAGTCTTATTCCGAACGGCAATTGTACGAGGCAGCGCTCGACCGCGTCGCCCGCGAGATCGCCGCTGTGCAGAAGCTGACCGAGACGGAAGCGCTGAAGGTGATCGAGTCGCAATTGCAGAAAAGCCCGCGCCGCGGTAAGGCCGACGAGGCCGAGGCCGATGCAGAGGTCGAAACTGAAGCGAGCGACGACAGCGGCATCGACGAAGCCGCATAA